The Humulus lupulus chromosome 7, drHumLupu1.1, whole genome shotgun sequence region gagagagagaaatgattACAACTTGTAAGATTATGTCCACGGCAGGAAAAGCTAGAAAGAAAAAGTCTACTCTTCTAAATACAAGTGTAAACTTATTTACACATTTACATCATATCATCGTGATATCATGTATCCCATTTATTGGATATCAAAAAATTATAATACTATTCTTTTATTCTGATTAAAGGTGGGCTACGAAATCCGTTCTACTATTGTCCATGAACAAATGCTTAACATGTGGAAAGAGAATTTTGAGGTGAAAATTGTTCCCAATTCTAAGGTAGgtcttttcttttaattattttttgttcttGAATAAATGACAAATAACTTCGTCTTGTATCTTGCCAGTACTTGTTTAAGTCCCACTATCGCGTTAGTTGTCTGTTAAGTGTTATAGTTTATGGTTTCAGCTTCAATATTTTTTTGGCCAACTTATTGTTAAGGCATAATGTGCTTCTCAGTTTTATGATCATGCTCCAGCAGTGAAAAAAATACCATGCCCTTAGGCTTGATCATAACTCTTCAAACTATGCACTAATCACTTCATTTCATGCAGATGGATGACACTTACCAACATCCTAGTATTCAACTCTTCATTATGGGATCAAAACCACAAGCAGGTACCACAGAAAGAAATTCGAAGGGAATTGATCAGAAAACGGATGAAGTTGAAACAAATCATATCACTTCTGAGGGATTTAATAAAACGACTGATGAAGTTGAAACAAATCAAAGCTCTTTTAAGGAAATTGATCAAACAACAGATGAAGTTGAAACAAATCAAGCAAAGTATGAGACTGGTGGAGGACATAATGAGGTGGAGCAAATCTCTGAGTTTGTCGATGAAAAAGTTGAGAAGGATACTGAAGAAGTGAAAATACCCACAAATGCAGAACTTAGTCACTGGGAAGTTAGAAGATATGGCTCCATAGCTGCACGGCTTTTGCTAGATGTCAAAATTACCAACACGTAGGAGTAATTGTTGTGACTTGTCATCTTTGTTTTCGTTCAATTTATAAAAATGGGCATCACATGCTTATCTCGATCTTATCGCCTTGTTATGATGGTATTTAAAGATGCACTACTAGGGTTCAATTGCAGTCAGGTGCCTAGTTCTTGAAATGAAGTTTGATGAACTTTTTCGATTGGCCTGATTCAAGATATGGAATGGATGTTGCTAAATTAC contains the following coding sequences:
- the LOC133788651 gene encoding uncharacterized protein LOC133788651 isoform X2, translated to MESERLNLPTTFSMSLEVMGHELQFSQDPNSKHLGTTVWDASLVFVKFLEKNCRRGKFSPSKLKGKRVVELGAGCGVAGFGMALLGCDVVMTDQKEVLPLLRRNVERNTSAIAQLNPDSFGSIKVAELSWGNEDDIRAVGPPFDYIIGTDVVGYEIRSTIVHEQMLNMWKENFEVKIVPNSKMDDTYQHPSIQLFIMGSKPQAGTTERNSKGIDQKTDEVETNHITSEGFNKTTDEVETNQSSFKEIDQTTDEVETNQAKYETGGGHNEVEQISEFVDEKVEKDTEEVKIPTNAELSHWEVRRYGSIAARLLLDVKITNT